The sequence below is a genomic window from Glycine max cultivar Williams 82 chromosome 20, Glycine_max_v4.0, whole genome shotgun sequence.
CCCTGACAGTTATGTAACAATGTTAACAAATTACCCTTTTATATTAAATCCAAAATTATAAATGCTTTTTGTTAGAGAAGCGCCACATTTGGGACTTGGGTCTCTCTCACTCAGTGACTCTCACCTCTCTCTGTTCTGTTCtatcttttctttaccttctctcgCTGCAGGCGAGACAGAGATTAGGAGAAGTTTTTGAAAACATGTGCTAAATGTGCTGCGCTACCGAAAAGGCTAttgtctttctttttgaaaagatgTGTTAAACTTGTGGTTATTAAGGGATTTAATCTTTTATGACTGATGGAGTCAGGCTCTCTCAATACTTTAAATTAGATCTTTTAATCAGCCTGTATGGATTTTTTTCCCGATAAAAagtgattcttttatttttacatttctaAAATCATCTTCTGttatgtatttaattatttagagATTATTTGCATATGTTTATGCGGACAGCATGATACGATAACAAGACATAGTCATTCTAGGGCTGTAACAAGTAGTAGTCAATTCCCTGCTTTTCCTATGTTTCTTATAGCATTATATGGAAAGTTGGGTCAATATGTATGCTTTAATGTGGTGGAATTTCATATCCCTGTTTGGAATGTTAGATGAGCCATAAACATGGAAAATCTAGTTTAAGAAACCAGAGAATACATTTTAAAGTCACTTTCTGAGATCTCCTTGCGGTGGAGAATGCTTTTCTTTTAGTGGGTCGGATGGTTTGTTGTGTCCCTTCTTCCCCCTCTTTAATCTCTTTATAAGGGACAAAAGAAGCACTCATGTGTatcttctctcttgttttttgtACATGGTTCAATAATAATCCAGTTAAGTGGAATATAGATACAACAGTGATGTCATGAATTTTTGCATACACTGATTTCTTATTGACAACAATATATGCAATAGTAATATTCTTATGCTTATGCTTATTATTACTTTACATTATTTAGATTGCATTGGTTCGGCATTCAACATAAAAGGAGCAATGCAGTGCCCCAATTGTCGGAAGATTGAGAAAGGTCAATGGCTATATGCTAATGGTTGTCGGTCATATCCTGAATTTAGCATGGATGAGTGGACTCACGATGAGGACCTTTATGATCTTAGCTACTCTGAGATGGTAATAGTCTTATTAACTTGTGgtttatttgtgttttattttatgcttGTGACTGAACACAGCCTTGCATTAATACTTCCTTTATTGATTGGgtgtttatgtgtgtgtgtgtgtgagagagagagaaattgaaAACTTGTTCTTTGCTTGGTTTTATCAATAAGGCTTTTTCCTGAGATGTTTTACTGGGAGGGCAGTTATATGTGCTTCATAAGAAAAAGGGGAAGCTACTCGATATTATTTCCAAATCACCTTTGACCTGATCTGAATTTATCTCCATCTGTCTTATGCCTTTCATTCCTctaccttttttttaatctgcAACTCTTAGTGTACCACAAATATCTGCTAGTGCATTGTTTCCCTCCGTTGCCATTTATAAGTTGATAAATCTAGATGAAGTCATTTTCCTATGTATTAGTAGTTGGACTTTGACTTTCAAGGTTGGCATTACCTGTTTCAATTGGAGttattttttgttcctttttgttATGTGGATAGATAATATTTTGCTCCATTTTGACTACTTTTTAACTACATGGTTTCTGCAGTCCTTTGGAGTTCATTGGTGCCCTTTTGGCAACCTGGCACGACTTCCATCATCCTTTGAGTAAGCTTAATGCATAAAAACTAATATCTGTTTTGATTCATAGACTTGGACTTGTCATTTGCTGTATTCATTTGTTCTTTATAGTGGCTAGACTGTTTTTGTGCATTAAAAGATAACATGCATTGGAATTTTTAGACTGGTTTGAATACACTTAGTTGTGTGTGTGACTTTAACCATTccatatatgatttttattaattatatttcttttcacATATCACATTAACCATATATTATAAATGGTTCTTGCAATGAGAAGCATTACTCTTTGTATTGGGAGTTAGGGCCTAATTCAATCCTAGAAAAACGGCTTGTGAGGCGAGGACTGCCCTAGCTTTAATTGAAGCCATATCTCTAGCTGATACGGTACTAACCCATCATTAAGAAAGCCCCAAAGAGGCTGCAACTAAGCGAGCTAGGGTGACTGCAATTAAGGCAACTTTCCAACACTCCCCCTCATGTCTAGGGCTACCGACATGGAGCGTGGCAAATGTAGGTGGCCCAACAATAGATTTAGGGTAGACtttgataccatcttagaatttgGTCTTAGGGTCTAAGTCAACTCCAAAAAATCAGCTTGTAAGGTGAGGATTTTCAAAGCTTTATAAGCTCTATTTATGCCATATCTCTAGTTGACTCGGGACTAATCCACCACCCTTTAGGCTGCAATTATGGCAACCCCCTAAGAGGCCGCAACTAAGGTGGGGGCTAGGGTGACCACCGCAATTAAGGTGGCTTTCCGTCAAATACACTGAAGTAaaaggttttaattttaatatggaaCTTAATTAGGTTGATTGAAGTCAAATGTGGTTAAGCTACAGATGGTATTAATAAATCTGAACTCTGAAGTTCtggatatatttaaaaattgccATTTTGATAAACAAGAGAGAAATGTTGGAAAGACTAGTGGAAATCTTGAGGAGCATCACAATTTTGAAGGCAGTAGCGtcagtaaaaatttaaaagttagctTCTTACCAAGTGTTTGGTTGTGCATTGAGAGTTAAAATTGAAGCAATTAATACTAGCCTGTGATTTTTAGGGAATTTGACATGAAATGTGGATAATAGATGCAGATCCAAAAACATAGTTGCTCCTTTTTAAGTGTTTGTTTACACGGGGAACTTCCAATTGTTTAAATACAGAATTCCACTTTTGGTGTAGTAGCTATACCAGACTTGGGAGTCTTCATAATCATAGTGGATCTGTCCAATTTTGGTAGAAACTGCCAAAGTTTTAGTGAAACAGCATAATCAGCATTTGAGTTTAACTTGTAATGGAGTCTGTCATCTGTGCTTACTGTATAACACCCCCTAAAAAAAGAGAGGAGGTTGTCATGTGTGCTTTGAGAAACAGCTAATGAGATTGACTCTACAATGAGCAATTAAAGATGTATATTCACCCTTAAATTTTGGTGGGTTAAGATTATattgcattttaatttaaatcaaggaTGGATACAAGATGGGCTTTTGTTAGGGTCTAGGTTGTGAAGAATAAAATGATTAGTAGAGGATTGGAACCCATTTCTGTTGTAACATAAACAGAATAACTACTTCTGTTTGGTAATAAAAGGGGAGAAGGGAGTTAGCTAGAGTCAGTTGTGAATTGTGAAAAGGAAATTAAGTTGGAGGATCCAGATCTCTCAAATAACTGGATAAGGGTGACAATTCTTTGAACAacatatatgttttgtatcatTGATACCAGGGCAGAGATTGATTCtctttagtaataaaaattatagttatACCTATACCTTATTTTCTAGTCCAGTTTTTCCATTTTGTTCTGTGCTTTGGCAGCCTTGCTACCACCCTAATCTTCTGGAATGATGAACTTTGAAGTGCCCCCTTCCtctcatctttttcttcttctttagtaaTGTAATTAGCTAATTTAGTATGAGTTATCTTTCCAACTCCAACAGAAAGCCCAGTTATTCTTTCAAGTTGGGCTCATATTCCTTACATTCTTAGCAATATTTCACTCTGTTTCTTGTCATTACAGTTGCAGCCAAAATGAAGGCTTGTTTGCATACTTgttattgaatttaatattgGTGTCTAGGTTGATACATCATACTTCTAATTTGTTGAACCTTAAAATAGTTTTCCTACCTTTATGAATGTGCTCTAATTAGATCTATAAAATGGGGATTCACCCTTGAGGTTGGCTTGCCTTGCCATGTTAAAGGTAGAATAGtgctatatatattttgtactgTGTTGAATGCTGCCCAAATTGACTATTGGCTACTCAACATGCAGATTGAGGATGAGTTAGCAGTGCATtcttttaaacaattttattgttgatgaataattattttacctttcattgtttttttaaacttttaggcATTTCTGAgtgatccccccccccccccccccccacacacacacataaaaggAAATGGTAGGATTTTTATTCaactgatttttatgttcctgaTTTTTCCAGGGAAGGGGAGTTTTCGTCATCTGCATGTAATCAgcttctccatttttttttaaagttgttgTTTGCATTGTACTGAAACTATTAATTAACTGGAATGATGAGATGCAGATCATGATGTATTGGGACAACATGCTATATTTGCTGAACATACAGCTGTGTCATCTGCCAGTCATCCTTGCCCGTATATTGCTTACTTTGGACCAATACATCCATCCTCCTCGAATTCGGGTGGAACTGTATCAGAAGCTTCAAACTTCAACCATTGGAATGGTTCATCTGTGCCCAGTGACATGCCAACTTCCTACACATTTCCTGCTGTGGATCTTCATTATCACAGTTGGGAACACCACTCCCCTCCTTTCTCTACAGCAAGTAGTCGTCTAGTTGCTGCTGATCAGCCATCAGTATCCCCTGGTAGTCAAAGGCCAGCCAGGGGTGGTTCGGATGTACCAAGATCAGGATCTTTTATGCATCCCTTCCTTGTTGGTCACAGGTACCACTCTAGAGTTGACATACcttagtaaaatatatttgtttgcaTGAGTTAATACttgttcaaatttaatttgacGAGTGAGCTAAACCATAATATATCTGCTTATCACATTAAATACATTGACTTTTggttataaaagataaaaagtgaTGGATCTCAGAATTGTCACTGGCTAGTGAAATTTACTCAGGTCATATGATTGATATTCCATGCACATTTTGGGGTTACAACTTTCAATCCATCAATTTCTGCAGTTGTACAACTTTCAATGCATTAATTTCTGCAGTTCTGCTGCCAGAGTGGGGAGCTCGGTTGCTTCCTCAATGATCCCTCCTTATCCTGGTAGCAATGCTCGGACCCGTGATAGAGTCCAGGCTCTTCAGGCGTACTATCAACCACAGCAACCTCCTAATTCAACCACAATGCGGACACCTATTGCTTCTGGCACCCGAAGATCCAGTAGTCATAATGGATCGCCTCAATTAGCCCCAATAACCACATCGTCAGACCAAAGTGGTGGCTTCTTTCTTATCCCATCAAGTTCATCAGGACACaattttcaagaagaaaatcaTCATCTACCAAATCACTTCCATGCTTGGGAAAGAGACCACTTGCCTTCGTTGTCATTGAGCCATGTCGATAGAGATTCAGGTTGGAGAGCGTACCACCAGGCCACCAGCCGGTCAGACCCAGGTACCAGGTCCAGCAGCTTTCGTTTGAGGCATGGATCGGATAGAACGCCTTCACAAAATCGGTAATACACTTGTATCCTGTTCACTGTGAAGCAAACTACCATTACTATGGAAAATTATGTATGCTTTGAAAAATGTTACATATTGCTTTGGCACTTTGGCCTTTGGGTCTGTCCTGTTATGACAGTATATACTCTGGCTGGCCTTGGAATTGATTTTTCCATAGCCACCAGTGTGATGGACATTTGCTTCCTCTAGTTTTATTTGCCCTGGTGGGCATAAAATAAGATGGTGTATCTAGTTGGGGAAATCAGGTTTTGGAAGAAATACTGGGGCGTTGTGATTTCAagtgatgatgaatcaagtggATGAAAGCAGCTGTGGTTGGATTTGTAGTGGGTCAACTATTTATGTTTGATAATGACACTCATGCAATTGCTGTGTATTTGAGAATACAAGTACTTTTACTTCTACCCCATGGCAAGAGTGATTTGTAAACTGTTGTGCAATTGTTGAGCCAAGGTATGGTATTGAAACTCGCATGAGAAGGACCATACCTGGGAATAATGGAAGTTCAAAGGCTGGTTTTAAAACAATCATATATGTGGTTTTCTTTATCATTTCTATTAGTGGTGTAACG
It includes:
- the LOC100789014 gene encoding E3 ubiquitin-protein ligase RFI2 isoform X1; translated protein: MGLGNDEEEDNNNNNNNNKNNNDKVVDDGDAGGGKSFGSVSCSICLEVVADNGDRSWSKLQCGHQFHLDCIGSAFNIKGAMQCPNCRKIEKGQWLYANGCRSYPEFSMDEWTHDEDLYDLSYSEMSFGVHWCPFGNLARLPSSFEEGEFSSSAYHDVLGQHAIFAEHTAVSSASHPCPYIAYFGPIHPSSSNSGGTVSEASNFNHWNGSSVPSDMPTSYTFPAVDLHYHSWEHHSPPFSTASSRLVAADQPSVSPGSQRPARGGSDVPRSGSFMHPFLVGHSSAARVGSSVASSMIPPYPGSNARTRDRVQALQAYYQPQQPPNSTTMRTPIASGTRRSSSHNGSPQLAPITTSSDQSGGFFLIPSSSSGHNFQEENHHLPNHFHAWERDHLPSLSLSHVDRDSGWRAYHQATSRSDPGTRSSSFRLRHGSDRTPSQNR
- the LOC100789014 gene encoding E3 ubiquitin-protein ligase RFI2 isoform X2, with the protein product MGLGNDEEEDNNNNNNNNKNNNDKVVDDGDAGGGKSFGSVSCSICLEVVADNGDRSWSKLQCGHQFHLDCIGSAFNIKGAMQCPNCRKIEKGQWLYANGCRSYPEFSMDEWTHDEDLYDLSYSEMSFGVHWCPFGNLARLPSSFEEGEFSSSAYHDVLGQHAIFAEHTAVSSASHPCPYIAYFGPIHPSSSNSGGTVSEASNFNHWNGSSVPSDMPTSYTFPAVDLHYHSWEHHSPPFSTASSRLVAADQPSVSPGSQRPARGGSDVPRSGSFMHPFLVGHRVGSSVASSMIPPYPGSNARTRDRVQALQAYYQPQQPPNSTTMRTPIASGTRRSSSHNGSPQLAPITTSSDQSGGFFLIPSSSSGHNFQEENHHLPNHFHAWERDHLPSLSLSHVDRDSGWRAYHQATSRSDPGTRSSSFRLRHGSDRTPSQNR
- the LOC100789014 gene encoding E3 ubiquitin-protein ligase RFI2 isoform X3 codes for the protein MGLGNDEEEDNNNNNNNNKNNNDKVVDDGDAGGGKSFGSVSCSICLEVVADNGDRSWSKLQCGHQFHLDCIGSAFNIKGAMQCPNCRKIEKGQWLYANGCRSYPEFSMDEWTHDEDLYDLSYSEMSFGVHWCPFGNLARLPSSFEEGEFSSSAYHDVLGQHAIFAEHTAVSSASHPCPYIAYFGPIHPSSSNSGGTVSEASNFNHWNGSSVPSDMPTSYTFPAVDLHYHSWEHHSPPFSTASSRLVAADQPSVSPGSQRPARGGSDVPRSGSFMHPFLVGHSCTTFNALISAVLLPEWGARLLPQ